In Bacillus sp. SM2101, a single window of DNA contains:
- a CDS encoding EamA family transporter → MILFNFLFICIIFGTTFFAIKIGIDAGVAPFFSASLRFFIAGVIVILFYKIRQAPFPPLHMILQLAIIGFFLTFGTFSTLYWAEQHIPSGLAAVLSAFGPIMVFLLKKYEDKSKFLPIQVLGLIASLCGVALIAWPGMNGDVNAIWIIGSIVVILGQLFYSVGTIRSKKIMSSSSQFSPFLLNGFQMLFGGIMLFLLSLIIERPNLASFSNITAQLSLIYLIFFGSILGHGIFYWLVGKTNPVFPSTWLYVSPIIAMILGITFLSEEIYLISIFGSILVLVGVFFTNQETFKEYYKKGSLNKKVAKNI, encoded by the coding sequence ATGATTTTATTTAATTTTTTATTTATATGTATCATATTTGGAACAACTTTTTTTGCAATAAAGATAGGTATTGATGCAGGAGTTGCACCTTTTTTTTCTGCATCACTTAGGTTTTTTATTGCTGGAGTAATTGTTATACTGTTCTATAAAATTCGACAAGCTCCATTTCCGCCTTTACATATGATATTGCAATTAGCAATCATAGGTTTCTTCTTAACATTTGGCACATTTTCAACACTTTATTGGGCAGAACAGCATATTCCTTCAGGTTTAGCTGCTGTATTGTCTGCATTCGGACCGATTATGGTCTTTTTACTAAAAAAATATGAGGATAAATCCAAATTTTTACCTATACAAGTGCTTGGTTTGATTGCAAGCTTATGTGGTGTAGCGCTCATAGCATGGCCAGGAATGAATGGTGATGTGAATGCGATTTGGATTATTGGTTCCATTGTTGTAATTCTAGGCCAGCTGTTCTACAGTGTTGGGACAATAAGGTCAAAAAAAATAATGTCATCAAGCTCACAGTTTTCCCCGTTTTTATTAAATGGCTTTCAAATGCTTTTCGGAGGTATCATGCTTTTTCTGCTCTCATTAATAATTGAACGACCAAATTTAGCCTCGTTCTCCAATATAACCGCACAGCTATCACTCATATATTTGATTTTCTTTGGTTCAATTTTAGGTCATGGTATTTTTTATTGGCTAGTTGGTAAGACAAATCCAGTTTTTCCTTCTACATGGTTATACGTTTCACCTATTATTGCGATGATATTAGGTATTACCTTTTTAAGTGAAGAAATTTACTTGATTTCTATCTTTGGTTCAATTTTGGTGCTTGTCGGAGTATTTTTTACTAATCAAGAAACATTTAAAGAATATTATAAAAAAGGGAGTTTAAATAAAAAAGTAGCTAAAAACATATAG
- a CDS encoding PLP-dependent aminotransferase family protein, whose product MNISLSKDSDHSLPEQIYLSLSDRIKTGLMSEGDRLPSVRKLADQLHVSLVTVQKAYELLEKKQLIERRHGKGSYVKKQHEQQEEISHHNWQNMIVDYLPRAQTWKEMKSFSNQLRYNLSLANLSEEFLPVKELTAVTKKVITAEPNILTTYGPGPGDKIIRETICEYLSHYGLSSTADQVIISTGVQQGLDLVAKTFLNEGDVVLVEAPTYIGIIDLFKSRGVTIKTIPTNKDGINVNVLLRLCEQFSPKLIYTNPTFQNPMGTILPPKKRRRLIEIAQAFNVIVIEDDPWTELTIEGSAKPIKSMDEYGHVIYMRGFSKTISPGLRIGCIVANGKILNKLKAAKSVSDLGSPLLNQRILARFMQTFNFEKHFKKQNSLLKYRRNLLIQALKSLNVEGVTWTVPKGGPVMWISFPTHVNTDHLLLHAQKQELSFLPSAMCYPNDPEYHHLRISYGNLNITAFEKALNIFVNVTNDFMESYNPQLEDSPLF is encoded by the coding sequence TTGAATATATCTCTTTCAAAAGATTCTGATCACTCATTACCTGAGCAAATATACCTATCATTATCAGATCGTATTAAAACAGGCTTAATGTCAGAAGGAGATAGATTACCATCTGTTCGAAAGCTTGCTGATCAACTACATGTTAGTTTAGTCACCGTTCAAAAAGCATATGAATTACTTGAAAAAAAGCAATTAATAGAAAGAAGACATGGTAAGGGGAGTTATGTAAAAAAACAACATGAGCAACAAGAAGAGATATCTCATCATAACTGGCAAAATATGATTGTTGATTATTTACCGAGGGCACAAACATGGAAGGAGATGAAATCATTTTCTAATCAACTTAGATATAACTTATCACTCGCTAACTTGAGCGAAGAATTCTTGCCAGTAAAAGAATTAACTGCAGTTACTAAAAAAGTCATTACAGCTGAGCCAAATATTTTAACTACTTATGGCCCTGGACCTGGAGATAAAATTATACGTGAAACGATATGTGAATACCTTTCCCATTATGGCTTATCATCAACCGCTGATCAAGTCATCATCTCAACTGGTGTCCAGCAAGGGCTCGATTTAGTTGCTAAGACTTTTCTTAATGAAGGAGATGTCGTATTGGTCGAAGCACCAACATATATTGGCATTATTGATTTATTTAAATCCCGTGGCGTAACCATTAAAACGATACCTACCAATAAAGATGGAATCAATGTTAACGTGCTTTTACGTTTATGTGAGCAATTTTCACCAAAGCTCATATACACAAATCCCACTTTCCAAAACCCAATGGGGACAATACTTCCTCCGAAAAAGAGAAGGAGATTAATAGAAATTGCACAGGCTTTCAATGTAATCGTTATTGAAGACGATCCTTGGACAGAGCTAACTATAGAAGGTTCTGCAAAGCCTATCAAATCCATGGATGAGTACGGTCATGTAATTTATATGAGGGGGTTTAGTAAAACAATATCTCCTGGTCTTAGGATAGGCTGCATCGTAGCAAATGGGAAAATATTAAATAAGTTAAAGGCTGCCAAAAGTGTCTCAGATCTCGGCTCCCCATTATTAAATCAACGAATCCTTGCACGATTTATGCAAACATTTAACTTTGAAAAGCATTTTAAGAAACAAAACTCTCTATTAAAATATCGACGGAACCTCCTTATTCAAGCACTAAAAAGCTTAAACGTAGAAGGTGTTACATGGACGGTTCCTAAAGGTGGGCCCGTCATGTGGATTTCTTTTCCTACTCACGTAAACACAGATCATTTATTATTACATGCACAGAAACAAGAGCTATCGTTCCTACCTTCAGCAATGTGCTACCCAAACGATCCAGAATATCACCATTTAAGAATTAGTTATGGCAATTTAAATATTACTGCATTTGAGAAGGCATTAAACATTTTTGTAAATGTAACAAACGACTTTATGGAATCATATAATCCACAGCTAGAAGATTCACCACTTTTCTAG
- a CDS encoding GNAT family N-acetyltransferase gives MNKLEYKVKRIDNIDDLLVLTTSVAWSFTGQQFELLLSVGTFYGHYDNNRIISCAGIFQYENNLASIGIVCVHPRYRRKGLAKQLMTICMEEANKLDSPISLVSSPEGFPLYKSLGFKAIRNIHRLQLDNSYLPLKQGELEKIEQMNIEDLIDVIQLDIEAFGLNRSAMYEQLFYNMESGFVVRGEDRMLKGLSMTTKVGNAIRVSPLIAKDPSIAKLLISNIFGHHACPIQIDVPSNQADFINELEQRYDFKNILLSPQMTLYATDLPGKNDHMYGILNPAFG, from the coding sequence TTGAATAAACTGGAGTATAAGGTTAAAAGAATAGATAATATAGATGACCTACTAGTACTAACAACGAGCGTAGCTTGGAGCTTTACTGGGCAACAGTTTGAGCTTTTGTTATCAGTAGGTACTTTCTATGGTCATTACGATAACAACAGAATTATATCCTGTGCAGGAATTTTTCAGTATGAGAATAATCTTGCATCAATTGGTATTGTTTGTGTCCATCCGCGATATCGTCGTAAGGGATTAGCTAAACAATTAATGACAATATGTATGGAAGAAGCTAATAAATTAGATTCACCAATCTCACTTGTCTCTTCTCCAGAAGGGTTTCCTTTGTACAAATCTCTTGGTTTTAAAGCAATAAGAAATATCCATAGATTACAGTTAGATAATAGTTATTTACCGTTAAAACAAGGAGAGCTTGAGAAAATTGAACAGATGAATATAGAAGATTTAATAGATGTGATTCAGTTAGATATAGAAGCATTTGGACTTAATCGCAGTGCAATGTATGAACAGCTTTTTTATAATATGGAAAGTGGTTTCGTTGTAAGGGGAGAGGATCGAATGCTTAAAGGGTTAAGCATGACAACGAAAGTAGGAAATGCGATCAGGGTTAGTCCGTTGATAGCTAAAGACCCTAGCATAGCTAAGCTATTAATATCCAACATTTTTGGACATCACGCATGTCCAATACAAATTGATGTACCTTCAAATCAAGCGGATTTTATTAATGAATTAGAACAGAGGTATGATTTTAAAAACATACTATTATCTCCACAAATGACTTTATATGCTACAGATTTACCAGGAAAGAATGACCATATGTATGGAATTTTAAATCCCGCCTTTGGATAA